One segment of Phragmites australis chromosome 13, lpPhrAust1.1, whole genome shotgun sequence DNA contains the following:
- the LOC133889278 gene encoding LRR receptor-like serine/threonine-protein kinase FLS2, whose protein sequence is MFRVLLYLLFGVQVWSHGGMERCRFASEMAFFKSTCGIPLPPVVAALVVVVLFLTAPAAAASSEASVSVQLGALLAFKKGVAADPQGALSNWTVGAGDAAGGGGLPRHCNWTGVACDGAGHITSIQLLETWLRGTLTPFLGNISTLQILDLTSNRFAGAIPPQLGRLGELEQLILYDNNFTGGIPPELGDLRSLQILDLSNNTLHGGMPSRLCNCSAMWAFGVEANNLTGTVPDCIGDLSSLKILVTSINNLDGELPPSFAKLTQLETLDLSDNHFSGSIPPEIGNFSKLNILQLFGNRFSGAIPPDLGRCKNLTTLNIYSNRFTNGIPSELGELTNLKVLRLNDNSFSSEIPRSLGRLTSLLVLGLSTNQLTGSIPTELGELRSLQKLTLHVNRLTGTVPASLTNLVNLTYLSFSYNSLSGPLPANIGLLRNLQVLIIQSSSLSGQIPASIANCTLLSNASMALNEFSGPLPAGLGRLQGLMFLSLHDNKLSGDIPEDLFDCGSLRTLALAENNFTGDLSPRVGRLGELRLLQLQGNALSGAIPEEIGNLTKLISLQLGRNRFAGRVPASISNISSLQELDLQQNHLGGALPDQIFELRQLTILSAASNRFVGPIPDAVSNLRSLSLLDLSNNALNGTVPAALGGLDQLLTLDLSHNHLTGVIPGAVIAKMSTLQMYLNLSNNMFTGPILPEIGGLTMIQAIDLSNNQLSGGVPATLAGCKNLDSLDLSANNLTGSLPAGLFPQLDVLTNLNISGNDLDGEIPSNIGALKHIRTLDVSRNAFTGAIPMALANLTSLRALNLSSNDLEGPVPDAGVFRNLSMSSLQGNRGLCGWKLLAPCHHAGKRGFSRRGLVFLVVLLVLSSLLLLLLVTILCISYRRYKKKRGGSDGAARFSETVVVPELRKFTYSELEAATGSFDEGNVMGSSNLSTVYKGLLVEPDGKVVAVKRLNLEQFPVKSDKCFVTELATLSRLKHKNLARVVGYACEPGKIKALVLEYMENGDLDAAIHGQGRDAPRWTVRERLRVCISVAHGLVYLHTGYDFPIVHCDVKPSNVLLDSDWEARVSDFGTARMLGVHLTDAAAQSATSSAFRGTVGYMAPEFAYMRTVSPKADVFSFGVLMIEFFTKRRPTGAIEEDGVPLTLQQYVDNALSRGLDGVFDVLDPDMKVATEVDLSTAADVLSLALSCAAFEPAERPDMNSVLSSLLKMSKVCRED, encoded by the exons ATGTTCCGGGTTCTTCTTTATCTGCTCTTCGGAGTTCAGGTTTGGTCACATGGTGGCATGGAAAGGTGTAGATTTGCAAGTGAAATGGCATTCTTCAAGAGCACTTGTGGCATCCCACTGCCACCAGTCGTTGCAGCGCTAGTAGTAGTAGTGCTGTTCTtgacggcgccggcggcggccgcctcCTCTGAAGCGTCGGTGTCCGTGCAGCTCGGAGCATTGCTGGCGTTCAAGAAGGGCGTTGCGGCCGACCCACAAGGCGCGCTGTCCAACTGGACAGTGGGAGCAGGCGAtgctgccggcggcggcggcctcccgCGGCACTGCAACTGGACTGGCGTCGCGTGCGACGGCGCCGGCCACATCACGTCCATCCAGCTCCTGGAGACCTGGCTTCGGGGCACGCTCACGCCGTTCCTCGGCAACATCTCGACGCTCCAGATCCTCGACCTGACGTCGAACCGCTTCGCCGGTGCCATCCCGCCGCAGCTCGGCCGCCTCGGCGAGCTCGAACAGCTCATCCTCTACGACAATAACTTCACTGGCGGCATCCCGCCTGAGCTCGGCGACTTGAGGAGCCTGCAGATACTGGACCTCAGCAACAACACGCTCCACGGCGGCATGCCGAGCCGCCTCTGCAACTGCTCGGCGATGTGGGCGTTCGGCGTCGAGGCCAACAACCTCACCGGCACAGTCCCTGACTGCATTGGTGATTTGTCCAGTCTCAAGATTCTTGTGACCTCCATCAACAATCTTGACGGCGAGTTGCCGCCGTCCTTCGCGAAGCTCACGCAGCTGGAGACGTTGGACCTCAGCGACAATCATTTCTCCGGCTCGATCCCGCCGGAGATCGGCAACTTCTCGAAACTCAACATTCTCCAGTTGTTTGGGAACCGATTCTCCGGCGCCATCCCGCCGGATCTCGGCCGCTGCAAGAACCTGACCACGCTAAACATATACAGCAACCGGTTCACCAACGGGATCCCCAGCGAGCTCGGGGAGCTCACGAACCTGAAGGTGCTGCGCTTGAACGACAACTCGTTCTCATCGGAGATCCCCCGCTCGCTCGGCCGGTTGACGTCGTTGCTGGTGCTCGGACTGTCGACGAACCAGCTCACCGGCTCGATCCCGACCGAGCTCGGCGAGCTACGGTCGCTTCAGAAACTGACGCTCCACGTCAACAGGCTCACTGGAACGGTGCCGGCGTCCCTGACAAATCTTGTCAACCTGACATACCTCAGCTTCAGTTACAACTCCTTATCCGGCCCGCTTCCGGCGAACATCGGGTTGCTCCGGAATCTTCAAGTATTAATCATTCAAAGCAGCTCGCTCTCCGGTCAGATTCCGGCGAGCATCGCCAACTGCACGTTGCTGTCCAACGCGAGCATGGCGTTGAATGAGTTCTCAGGGCCCTTGCCGGCCGGGCTTGGACGGCTACAGGGCCTTATGTTCCTGTCGTTGCACGACAACAAGCTGTCCGGCGACATACCGGAGGACCTGTTCGACTGCGGCAGCCTCCGGACGCTAGCGCTGGCGGAGAACAACTTCACTGGCGACCTGAGCCCCCGTGTCGGCCGCCTCGGTGAGCTCAGGTTGCTGCAGCTGCAGGGGAACGCTCTGTCTGGGGCGATACCGGAGGAGATCGGCAACTTGACGAAGCTCATCAGCCTGCAGCTCGGGAGGAACCGCTTCGCCGGGCGTGTCCCGGCGAGCATCTCCAACATTTCGTCCCTTCAGGAGCTCGACCTGCAGCAGAACCATCTTGGCGGCGCGCTACCCGACCAGATCTTCGAGCTGCGGCAGCTCACCATCCTCAGCGCCGCGTCGAACAGGTTCGTCGGCCCGATCCCCGATGCCGTGTCCAACCTCCGGTCGCTCTCCCTCCTTGACCTGTCGAACAACGCGCTGAACGGCACGGTCCCCGCCGCGCTGGGCGGCCTCGACCAGCTCCTCACGCTTGACCTCTCCCACAACCACCTCACCGGCGTCATCCCCGGCGCTGTGATCGCGAAGATGAGCACCCTTCAGATGTACCTCAACCTGTCAAACAACATGTTCACGGGCCCGATACTGCCGGAGATCGGCGGCCTCACGATGATCCAGGCTATCGACCTGTCAAACAACCAGCTGTCCGGTGGGGTCCCGGCGACGCTCGCCGGGTGCAAGAACCTCGACTCGCTCGACCTCTCCGCCAATAACCTCACCGGATCCCTGCCGGCCGGCCTCTTTCCTCAGCTCGACGTTCTCACAAACCTCAACATCTCTGGCAACGACCTCGACGGGGAGATCCCTTCCAACATCGGCGCACTGAAGCACATCCGGACGCTGGACGTGTCGAGGAACGCGTTTACCGGGGCCATACCGATGGCGCTGGCGAACCTAACAAGCCTGAGGGCTCTCAACCTCTCGTCGAACGACCTCGAGGGACCCGTGCCGGACGCCGGCGTGTTCAGGAACCTGAGCATGTCGAGCCTGCAGGGAAATCGGGGGCTCTGCGGCTGGAAGCTCCTCGCGCCCTGCCACCACGCCGGGAAGCGGGGGTTCTCGAGGAGAGGGCTCGTGTTCCTCGTCGTGCTGTTGGTGCTGTCCTcgctgttgctgttgctgcttgTGACGATTTTGTGTATCAGCTACCGGCGGTACAAGAAGAAGAGAGGGGGCTCTGACGGCGCCGCCAGGTTCTCGGAGACCGTTGTCGTGCCGGAGCTGAGGAAGTTCACTTACAGTGAGCTGGAGGCAGCCACCGGTTCGTTCGACGAAGGAAACGTCATGGGGAGCAGCAACCTGAGCACGGTATACAAGGGCCTGCTCGTCGAGCCCGACGGCAAGGTGGTCGCCGTGAAGAGGCTCAACCTGGAACAGTTCCCGGTCAAGTCCGACAAGTGCTTCGTCACCGAGCTCGCGACGCTGAGCCGCCTGAAGCACAAGAACCTGGCTCGTGTGGTCGGGTACGCGTGTGAGCCAGGAAAGATCAAGGCTCTGGTCCTGGAGTACATGGAGAACGGCGACCTCGACGCCGCGATACACGGCCAGGGACGGGACGCGCCGCGGTGGACGGTCCGGGAGCGGCTGCGCGTGTGCATCTCGGTGGCGCACGGGCTAGTGTACCTGCACACCGGGTACGACTTTCCCATCGTGCACTGCGACGTCAAGCCGTCGAACGTTCTCCTGGACAGCGACTGGGAGGCGCGCGTCAGCGACTTCGGCACGGCGAGGATGCTGGGCGTCCATCTGACGGACGCCGCGGCGCAGTCGGCGACGTCGTCGGCGTTCCGGGGCACCGTCGGGTACATGGCACCAG AATTCGCGTATATGCGGACCGTCTCGCCAAAGGCAGACGTGTTCAGCTTCGGCGTGCTGATGATAGAGTTCTTCACCAAGCGACGGCCGACCGGGGCGATCGAGGAGGACGGCGTGCCGCTGACGCTGCAGCAGTACGTCGACAACGCGCTCTCGAGGGGCCTCGATGGGGTGTTCGACGTCCTGGACCCCGACATGAAGGTCGCCACCGAGGTCGACCTGTCCACGGCGGCGGACGTGCTGAGCTTGGCCCTGTCGTGCGCCGCGTTTGAGCCAGCAGAGAGGCCTGACATGAACAGCGTGCTTTCATCCTTGCTGAAGATGAGTAAGGTCTGCAGAGAAGACTAA